Below is a genomic region from Streptomyces sp. NBC_00461.
GCGGCACTCGCCGACCTGGTCGCCCGGCACGAGATCCTGCGCACTGTCTACCCGGACACCGACGGGCTTCCATGCCAGCGGCTGCTGGAACCGACCACACCGGATCTGCGGGTCGCCGACCACGTCTCCGAGGCAGAACTGGCCGATCGGCTGCGGCAGTTGGCGGGGGAGGGGTTCCGGCTCGACGAGGACGCCCCGTTCCGCGCCCACCTGCTGCCCCTCGGTCCCGAGGAGCACGTTCTTCTCCTCGTCCTGCACCACATCGCCGCTGACGGCTGGTCGCTGGACCCCCTCCTGCTCGACCTGGCGGCCGCCTGTCGCGCCCGGATGGAGGGACGGGAGCCGGGCTGGGCGCCGCTGCCCCTCCAGTACGCCGACTACTGCGCTTGGCAGCACGACCTGCTCGGCGACGCATCGGCCTCCGACCAGGATCGTCAACTCGCCCACTGGCGCGAGGCGCTCGCCGGGCTGCCCGACGAACTCCCCCTCCCCGCCGACCGCCCGCGCCCCGCCCGCGCCACGCACCATGGCGGCGACATCCCCGTCCGCCTGGACGCGGACCTGCACCGGCGGCTGCGCGCGGTGGCCACCGAGACCGGCACGACGGTGTTCATGGTCGTGCAGGCGGGGCTCGCCGCCCTGCTCACGCGCCTGGGTGCCGGGACCGACATTCCCCTCGGCACGCCCGTCGCGGGCCGCGCCGACGAGCTGCTGGACGACCTGGTCGGCTGCTTCGTCAACACCCTCGTGCTGCGCACCGACACCTCGGGCGACCCCAGTTTCCGTGAGCTGCTGAGCCGGGTCCGCGAGACCGATCTGGCGGCCTACGCCCACCAGGAGCTGCCGTTCGAGCACCTGGTGGAGGCCCTCAACCCGCCCCGCTCGCTGGCTCGGCACCCGTTGTTCCAGGTGATGCTCGCCTTCCGCCCGACCGCCGGGCCCCGCCTCGACCTCCCCGGACTGCACGGCCGCACACTGCCCGTGGAGACCGGATCCACCAAGATCGACCTGACGTTCAACCTGGGCGAGCAGCGCACCCCCGACGGCTCTCCGGACGGCATCGAGGGCATCCTCCAGTACAGCGCCGACCTCTTCGACCGGCGTACCGCCGTGGAACTGGCCGCCCGTCTGGAACGCCTGCTGCGGGCCGCGGCCGGTGAACCCGATCGCCCCATCGGTGCCTTCGACATCCTCGGGGACGGCGAACGCCACCGCCTGCTGGCCGAGTTCAACGACACGGCACGGGAGGTACCGGACACCACCTTCCCCCGGCTCTTCGAGGCGCGCGTTGCCGAAGTGCCGGACGCCGTCGCGGCCGAGGACGGCAAGGACTGCCTGACGTATCGTCAACTCGACCTCAGGGCAGAGTGGTTGGCGCGTGTTCTCGTCTCGCACGGTGCCGGTCCGGGACGGATCGTCGCGTTCTCGCTGCCCCGCTCCGTCGATCTCGCGGTCGCCGTGCTCGCCGTCCTCAAGGCGGGCGCCGCGTATCTGCCGCTGGACCCGGAGCACCCGGCGGAGCGCACCGCCCATCTGCTCGCGGACGCCGATCCCGTGTGTCTGATCGCCAGGGACCGGCCCCTCGCCGACCGTCCCACGGGCTGTCCCGTCGTGGATCCCGACACGAGCCCGGACGACCCGGGCCGGCCCCTCCCCGAGGCCCGGCCCGCCGACCCCGCCTACCTGATCTACACCTCCGGCACCACCGGCCGCCCCAAGGGCGTCGTCGTCGAGCACCGCAACCTCACCACCTATGTGGCCCGCTGCGTCGAGGCGTACCCGAGCCTGCGCGGCACCTCGCTGCTGCACGCCACGATGTCGTTCGACGCCACGGTGACCACCCTGCACGGGGCGCTCGCCGCAGGCGGCCGGGTGCACATCGCCGGCTTCCACGACGCGGGCGCGGCACCGGCGAACGGCGGCTACACCTTCCTCAAGGCGACACCCAGCCACCTCCCCCTGCTGCCCGCGCTGTCCCACGACCTGTCGCCGGCCGAGGAGTTCATGCTCGGCGGCGAGGCGCTGGTCGGCGAGGCGCTGCGCCTCTGGCGCCGGGACCACCCCGACGTACGCCTGATCAACCACTACGGCCCGACCGAACTCACCGTCGGCTGCACCGACCACCGCATCGAGCCCGGCGACGACCTGCCGACCGGTCCGGTACCCATCGGCCGCCCCATGTGGAACACCCGGGCGTATGTGCTCGACAGCCGCCTGAACCCCGTACCGGCAGGCGTCGAGGGCGAGTTGTACGTCTCCGGCGACCAGGTGGCCCGCGGCTACTGGAGGCGCCCCGGCCTGACCGCCGAGCGGTTCGTCGCCGACCCCTTCGGGTCGTCCGGCGGGCGCATGTACCGGACCGGCGACCTGGCCGTGTGGCGGGGCGACGGCGCCCTGGAGCTGCGCGGACGGGCCGACGGCCAGCTCAAGATCCGCGGCCTGCGGATCGAGCCCGGCGAGGTCGAGGGCGTGCTCACCGCCCATCCCGGCGTCGCCCAGGCCGCGGTGGTGGTGCGCGAGGACGGGACCGGTGTACGGCGCCTCGTCGGATACGTCGTCGGAGTCGCCGAGGCCGGCTTCCCCGCCCTCCTGGCGCACGCCGCCCGGCAGTTGCCCGCCCACATGGTTCCCGAGGCGCTCGTGGCGCTCGACGCACTGCCGATGACGCCCAACGGCAAGCTGGACCGCGCCGCCCTCCCCGCACCGGCCGCCATCCGTGAGACGACGGGCCGGGCGCCGCGCACTCCCCAGGAGGAGGCCCTCAGGGACCTGTTCGCCGAGGTTCTCGGGGTCCCCGCCGAGGGCGTCGGCGCCGACGACGGCTTCTTCGACCTGGGCGGCGACAGCATCACCTCCATCCACCTGGTGAGCCGTGCGCTCGCCACAGGTCTGCGGCTGACTCCGCGTGACGTGTTCGAGCAGCGTACGGTCGCCGGACTCGCCGCCACGGCGGCTGCGCGACCGGCCACCGGACCCGGCCCGGAACAGGACGCGCCGACCGGCACCCTGCCCCTCACCCCGGCCATGCACCGGCTGCGCGAACGCGGTGGCCCGATCGGGGCGTTCAGCCAGTCCGTCCTGCTCGTCACCCCCGCGGGCGCGGACGAGAAGCGGCTGACGGCCGCGCTGCAGGCCCTGCTCGACCATCACGACGTACTGCGGCTGCGGCTGGAGCCCGACGGCCCGTCGGCGGAGATTCCGCCCCCTGGGAGCGTCGACGCGGCGACCGTGCTGGAACGCATCGGCGAACCGGCCGACTTCGCCGACGTGTTGGACAGATCCGCTTCCCTGCTCAGCCCGCGGACAGGCGAGTTGGTGCGGGCGGTGTGGTGCGATGCCGGCCCGGACCGGCCCGGACGGCTGCTGCTGACCGTTCACCACCTGGCCGTGGACGGTGTGTCCTGGCGCATCCTGTGCTCGGACCTGGCCGCGGCCTGGCGCTCGGAGGAGCTACCCGAGCCGGGGACCTCCTTCCGGCACTGGGCCCGCCTGCTGGAGCGGGAGGCCCGCAGTGCGGCACGGGCGGCCGAACTGGACGTATGGCGCGCCATGTCGGAGTCTCCCGCCCCGCTGCTGGGTGCCCGCCGCCCCGATCCGCAGCGGGACGTCGTCGGCGGGATGCGCCATCTCGCCCGGCAGCTCGCGGCCGACGTCACCACCGAACTGCTCACCACCGTGCCCGCGGCCTTCCACGCGGGACCCGACGACGTCCTGATCGCCGCGCTGGCCGCCGCGTTCGTCCGATGGCGGCGCACCAGGGACGGCCACCCGGCCCTGCTCCTGGACATCGAGCGGCACGGCCGGGAGGACCTCGCCGACGGCGTCGACCTGTCGCGGACGGTCGGCTGGTTCACCAGCATCGTGCCCGCGCGGCTCGACCTGGCCGGAGTCGACCCCGCGGATCCGGCCCAGGTCCTGAAGACCGTGAAGGAACAGCTGAGGTCCGTTCCCGACCACGGCATCGGATACGGCTTGCTCCGTCACCTCGACCCGGAGAACGGGCCGCTCCTCGCGGACCTGCCGGCGGCGGAAGTCGGCTTCAACTACCTGGGCCGAACGGCCCGTTCGGACAACGGCGACCTTCCCCTGGCGCCGGAGACCCTGCGCAACCTGGGCGCCGTGCACGACCCCGCCACACCCGTGGCCCACGGTCTGGAGATCACCGCCATGACCACCGAGGACGGCCGCCTCGACATCACCTGGTCCTGGGCCCCCGGCATCTGGTCCGAGACCGACGTGCACGCCCTCGCGGACGCCTGGCTGACGGAGCTGGCCGCGCAGACCGAAGGCGGCACCGGCGCGGCGGGCGGGCACACCCCGTCCGACCTGCCCCTGGTGTCGCTGTCCCAAGCAGAGATCGACGAACTCGAAGCCGAGTTCGGCAATGAGTGGAGGTAACCCACGGTGACTCGGTCCGGTTCCGGAATAGCCGACATCCTGCCCCTGTCGCCGTTGCAGGAGGGCCTGCTCTTCCACGCCCTGTACGACGACGAGCAGTCCCCCGACCTCTACGCCACCCAGCAGATCCTGGAGCTGACGGGCCCCGTCGACCCCGCCGCCGTACGCGCCGCGGGCCAGGCCCTGCTCGACCGGCACCCCAACCTGCGCGCCTGCTTCCGCCGCCGGGACACCGGGCGGCCCCTGCAGATCGTGCCCACGGACGTCGAACTCCCCTGGGCGGAAGCCGACGTGTCCGCCCTCGGCGAGGACGAGCGCGACAAGGAATGGGAACGGCTGCTGGACGAGGAGCGCGCCCGCCGCTTCGACCTCGCGAGGCCGCCGCTCCTGCGCTACCTGCTGGTCAGGTGGTCCCCGGACCGCTACCGCCTGCTCCTCACCAACCACCACATCCTGCTCGACGGCTGGTCCAAGCAGTTGCTCGTACGCGAGTTCACCGCGCTGCACGCGGGCGAGCACCCCACCGCCCTGCCGTCAGCGCCCGCCTACCGCGACTACCTCGCCTGGCTGGGCCGACAGGACCGCACCGCCGCGGAGACCGCCTGGCGCGACGCGCTGGCGGACGCGGGCGAGCCCACCCTGCTCGCCCCCGGCCGGTCGGGCGCCACCACCGTGCTGCCCCAGGAACTGGTCGTCGAACTCCCAGAGCAGTTGACCAGCGCCGGCGAGGCCACTGCCCGGTCCCTCGGGATCACCCTCAACACGCTCGTCCAGGGGGCCTGGGGCGTACTGCTGGGCCGCCTCACCGGCCGCACCGACATCGTCTTCGGCCAGGCGGTGACCGTCCGCCCGCCCGAGCTGCCCAACATCGCCTCCATGGTGGGCTTCTGCCTCAACACCGTGCCCACGCGCATCCGTTGGGACGAGAACGGCTCCGTCACCGACCTCCTCACCGCACTCCACCACCGGCAGGCGGCCCTGCTGCCCCACCAGCACCTGGGACTCGCCGACATCCGGAGCGCGGCAGGGGGCTCCGGCGAACTCTTCGACACCCTGCTCGCCTTCGAGAACCACCCGGCCACGACCGGCCCGGGAGCGGCCCGCGTCACCCAGCTCACCGGCCGCGACGCCACCCACTACCCCCTCACCCTCGCCGTCCTGCCCGGCCGCCGCCTCGCCCTGCGCCTGTCGTACCGGCCCGACCTGTACGACGAGCCGGGCGCCCGGCGACTCCTCGCCCGCTTCGCCGCCGTCCTGGAGGCCTTCGTGGCGGATCCCGCGCTTCGCGTGCGCGAGGTCGGCATCCTGCTGCCGGGGGAGCGGGAGCGGCTGCTGGGCGGGCCTGCCGGCACGGCCGTACCCTCTTCGGCCACCCTGCCCGAGCTGTTCGCGGACCAGGCGGCCCGCACCCCCGACGCCACGGCCGTGGTGCACGAGGGCACCCGCCTCACGTACGCCGAACTGGACGCGCGGGCCAACCGTCTGGCGCACCTGCTCGCGGCACGCGGCGCGGGCCCGGAACGCCTGGTGGCTCTCGCGCTGCCGCGTTCGCCGGAGCTGGTGGTGGCCGTGCTGGCGGTCCTGAAGACCGGCGCCGCCTACGTGCCGATGGACCCGGAGTACCCGGCGGACCGGCTGGAGTTCATGCTGGCCGACGCCGATCCGGTGCTGTTGGTCACGGCGCCGGACGTGGCAGCCGGCCTGCCCCCGTGCGAGGTCCCCGTGGTCACGCCGGACGAGTCGCTGACGTATCCCGCCACGGCACCCGAGGCACCGTCCCTGAACGGCGACCACATCGCCTACGTCATCTACACCTCGGGCTCGACCGGCCGCCCGAAGGGTGTCGCGATCCCGCACCGGAACGTCGTACGGCTCTTCTCGGCCACCCGGCACTGGTTCGACTTCGGCCCGGACGACGTGTGGACGCTGTTCCACTCCTACGCGTTCGACTTCTCGGTGTGGGAGCTGTGGGGCGCGCTGCTGCACGGCAGCACGCTCGTGGTCGTCCCGTACGCGGTGACCCGTGACCCGGAGGAGTTCCTGCGGCTGCTGGCACGCGAGCGCGTCACGGTGCTCAACCAGACGCCCTCGGCCTTCGGCGAACTCCTGCGCGCGGACGCCGCCCTGCCGGATGTCGGGGGCGAACTGGCCCTGCGGTACGTGGTCTTCGGCGGTGAGGCACTCGACTTCACGCGGGTCGCGGAGTGGTACACCCGGCACCCGCAGGACGCGCCCGTACTGGTCAACATGTACGGCATCACCGAGACGACGGTCCATGTCACTGGCCTGCCGCTGACCGAGGCCGCGGTACGGGACCGGCCGCAGACCAGTGGCATCGGACACGCCATCCCCGACCTGCGCGCCTACGTCCTGGACGCGGGACTGCGGCTGGTCCCGCCGGGCGCGACCGGCGAGCTGTACGTGGCGGGCGCGGGCCTGGCGCGCGGATACCTGGGGCGGCCGGGACTGACGGCCGGGCGCTTCGTCGCCGACCCGTTCGCCGCCGCTTCGGGCCAACTGATGTACCGCACGGGCGACTTGGTCCGGCAGTCGGCCGACGGGGAGCTGGAGTACCAGGGCCGGGCGGACGACCAGGTCAAGATCCGGGGCTTCCGCATCGAACTCGGCGAGGTGGAGGCGGCGCTCGCCGGCCACCCCGGAGTGGCGCAGGCGGTCGTTCTCGTACGGGACGAGCGGCTGGTCGCCTACTGCGTCGGAGGAGACCTCGACCCGGACGCGCTGCGCCGCCATGCGGGGCGCACACTGCCGGACCACATGGTCCCCTCCGCCGTGGTCGT
It encodes:
- a CDS encoding non-ribosomal peptide synthetase, producing MTLPHALDVSAAQRSMWFGQRLDPAGPAYNVGEYTEIHGPVDPVRFRAAVQQVVAATETLRARFTADDDTVRQLVDTDPAWDLPVVDLTGEADPRSAAEAWTAADFATPFDLERSPLFRYALLKLADAHWIWYQRYHHIAVDGYSCSLVAGRVADAYSALVTGTPHTPPPAPLAPLIAADEAYRAGEQQVSDREYWTGVLADRPEPVSLSARPPHVAGRFVRRTGHLPHPAGDLVHAAAEQAGTRWSRVLLAATAAYLHRLTGAQDIVLGLAVTARASETELATPGMASNVLPLRLTVRPDTTARDLVRRTASATRDLLAHQRHRGEDLRRELDGPQDGPRFFGPVVNIMAFGPELRFAGHATTRHNLSTGPVEDLAVNVYDRADSHGIRVDLDAGPDHYTDTELAAHHRRFARFVEHFAAAVVATGTPVGLVEVTLPEERADARLAGTPASTGGATTVPELFTARVAATPDATAIRHAGNVVTYRQLNARANRLAHRLIALGVRPEDRVAVLMGRSDGLLTALLAVLKAGGAYVGLDPRAPAARTRQILAETGANVLLSDTVPNESYDSLVIVSPEDPTLAAEPDTDPAVLPHPAQLAYVSYTSGSTGTPKGVAVTHRDVTALAADSAFGDGAHTRVLVHSPTAFDASTYEMWVPLLNGGAAVVAGADEDVDAAAVARLTERHGLTALWLTAGLFRLAAEEDPGCFAGLRQVWTGGEAVPADAVRRVLAACPGLTVTDGYGPTETTTFATFRPCAAGEPVPDPLPIGRPLDGMRAYVLDGALQPLPPGTVGELYIGGPGVARGYLGRPGATAERFTADPYGPPGARMYRTGDQARVTADGELEYHGRGDGQIKLRGFRIEPAEIEAHLAAHPDVTQAVAAVREDRPGDRRLVAYAVCAAETPGDRGIEGVTSVSDTLRDHLAARLPDFMVPSAVVLLDRLPLTPNGKLDRAALPAPPAAAAPQTHAAPRTPHEEVLCALFADVLGLPELGPRDGFFALGGHSLLALRLLGRIRTALGVELTLRDVFQEPTPAGLARRAVAAGTAARPARRPAPRKTPGEAPLSSAQRRLWFLHRLEGPSAAYNIPLAVRLTGTRLDVDALRAALADLVARHEILRTVYPDTDGLPCQRLLEPTTPDLRVADHVSEAELADRLRQLAGEGFRLDEDAPFRAHLLPLGPEEHVLLLVLHHIAADGWSLDPLLLDLAAACRARMEGREPGWAPLPLQYADYCAWQHDLLGDASASDQDRQLAHWREALAGLPDELPLPADRPRPARATHHGGDIPVRLDADLHRRLRAVATETGTTVFMVVQAGLAALLTRLGAGTDIPLGTPVAGRADELLDDLVGCFVNTLVLRTDTSGDPSFRELLSRVRETDLAAYAHQELPFEHLVEALNPPRSLARHPLFQVMLAFRPTAGPRLDLPGLHGRTLPVETGSTKIDLTFNLGEQRTPDGSPDGIEGILQYSADLFDRRTAVELAARLERLLRAAAGEPDRPIGAFDILGDGERHRLLAEFNDTAREVPDTTFPRLFEARVAEVPDAVAAEDGKDCLTYRQLDLRAEWLARVLVSHGAGPGRIVAFSLPRSVDLAVAVLAVLKAGAAYLPLDPEHPAERTAHLLADADPVCLIARDRPLADRPTGCPVVDPDTSPDDPGRPLPEARPADPAYLIYTSGTTGRPKGVVVEHRNLTTYVARCVEAYPSLRGTSLLHATMSFDATVTTLHGALAAGGRVHIAGFHDAGAAPANGGYTFLKATPSHLPLLPALSHDLSPAEEFMLGGEALVGEALRLWRRDHPDVRLINHYGPTELTVGCTDHRIEPGDDLPTGPVPIGRPMWNTRAYVLDSRLNPVPAGVEGELYVSGDQVARGYWRRPGLTAERFVADPFGSSGGRMYRTGDLAVWRGDGALELRGRADGQLKIRGLRIEPGEVEGVLTAHPGVAQAAVVVREDGTGVRRLVGYVVGVAEAGFPALLAHAARQLPAHMVPEALVALDALPMTPNGKLDRAALPAPAAIRETTGRAPRTPQEEALRDLFAEVLGVPAEGVGADDGFFDLGGDSITSIHLVSRALATGLRLTPRDVFEQRTVAGLAATAAARPATGPGPEQDAPTGTLPLTPAMHRLRERGGPIGAFSQSVLLVTPAGADEKRLTAALQALLDHHDVLRLRLEPDGPSAEIPPPGSVDAATVLERIGEPADFADVLDRSASLLSPRTGELVRAVWCDAGPDRPGRLLLTVHHLAVDGVSWRILCSDLAAAWRSEELPEPGTSFRHWARLLEREARSAARAAELDVWRAMSESPAPLLGARRPDPQRDVVGGMRHLARQLAADVTTELLTTVPAAFHAGPDDVLIAALAAAFVRWRRTRDGHPALLLDIERHGREDLADGVDLSRTVGWFTSIVPARLDLAGVDPADPAQVLKTVKEQLRSVPDHGIGYGLLRHLDPENGPLLADLPAAEVGFNYLGRTARSDNGDLPLAPETLRNLGAVHDPATPVAHGLEITAMTTEDGRLDITWSWAPGIWSETDVHALADAWLTELAAQTEGGTGAAGGHTPSDLPLVSLSQAEIDELEAEFGNEWR